A single genomic interval of Antechinus flavipes isolate AdamAnt ecotype Samford, QLD, Australia chromosome 1, AdamAnt_v2, whole genome shotgun sequence harbors:
- the PCMTD1 gene encoding protein-L-isoaspartate O-methyltransferase domain-containing protein 1 isoform X2 → MKILLKVGGILVMPIEDQLTQIMRTGQNTWESKNILAVSFAPLIQPNRNDNSKPDSVGLPPCAVRNLQDLARIYIRRTLRNFINDEMQAKGISQKAPPKRKRKRVKQRINTYVFVGNQLIPQTLDSEDEEKMEEDHKEEEEKDNNEALKPEEPPQNLLREKIMRLPLPESLKAYLTYFRDK, encoded by the exons ATGAAAATATTACTGAAAGTGGGAGGCATTCTAGTCATGCCTATAGAAGATCAG ttaACTCAGATTATGCGAACTGGACAGAATACTTGGGAAAGCAAAAACATCCTTGCTGTTTCATTTGCTCCATTAATACAACCAAACAGGAATGATAATAGCAAACCAGATTCAGTGGGATTGC cCCCATGTGCTGTCAGGAATCTACAAGACTTGGCTAGGATTTATATTCGGCGCACACTTAGAAACTTCATAAATGATGAGATGCAAGCCAAAGGTATTTCTCAGAAGGCCCCtcccaagagaaaaagaaaaagagttaaaCAAAGAATTAACACATATGTATTTGTGGGCAATCAACTTATCCCTCAGACTCTAGATAGTGAggatgaggaaaaaatggaagaagaccacaaagaagaggaagagaaggacaaCAATGAAGCCTTGAAACCAGAGGAACCCCCTCAGAATCTATTACGAGAGAAAATCATGAGACTACCCCTACCTGAGTCTTTAAAAGCATACTTGACATACTTTAGGGATAAATAA